In Corylus avellana chromosome ca2, CavTom2PMs-1.0, the following proteins share a genomic window:
- the LOC132172369 gene encoding signaling peptide TAXIMIN 1 yields the protein MCCCCCEDCECRPLGFLLGLPFAFLALLISIVGIVIWIVGLALTCICPCCLCATVIVEFALALIKAPIRVMKWFTSKIPC from the exons atgTGCTGCTGCTGCTGTGAGGATTGTGAATGCAGGCCTCTGGGATTTCTGCTGGGCCTGCCCTTCGCCTTCCTCGCCCTCCTCATCTCCATCGTCGGCATCGTCATCTGGATAGTCGG ATTGGCGTTGACTTGCATATGCCCATGCTGCCTCTGCGCGACGGTAATAGTGGAGTTCGCGCTGGCGTTGATTAAGGCTCCCATTCGGGTCATGAAGTGGTTCACATCCAAGATCCcttgttag
- the LOC132171249 gene encoding pentatricopeptide repeat-containing protein At1g28690, mitochondrial has translation MKNARIPTIKPSVFSTPQNHKLPATPNQTFPATQDSLSHPTATALSSALQHYINSDNPSHGQKIHSHILKTGFRPGTNISIKLIILNLKCRCLKYARQAFDELPKKTLSAYNYLIGGYLKHGQVQESLRLVRRLVLSGEKPDGYTFSMILKASTCGCNVPLPVSLGRLVHAQILKSDIEPDDVLYTALVDSYIKNGKVGYARTVFDMMLEKNVICSTSMISGYMNQGSVDDAEDIFRKTVEKDVVVYNAMIEGYSKSIKYARRSLEVYVDMQRWNFRPSISTFASLIGACSVLTTFEIGQQVQSQLMKTEYFTDIKLGSALLDMYSKCGRIEDARRVFDRMPEKNVFSWTSMIDGYGKNGYPDEALELFGKMKMEYRIEPNYVTFLGALSACGHAGLVGKGQEIFDSMERDYSMKPKMEHYACMVDLLGRAGSLKQAWEFIIGMPEKPNSDVWAALLSSCRLHGDVEVASIAANELFKLNANDRPGAYVALSNTLAAAGKWDGVSDLREIMKAKGVSKDTACSWVESNNAL, from the coding sequence ATGAAAAACGCCAGAATACCGACAATCAAACCATCAGTTTTCTCAACACCCCAGAACCACAAACTCCCGGCCACACCAAACCAGACTTTCCCGGCAACACaagactctctctctcacccaacTGCCACAGCTCTCTCCTCTGCTCTGCAACACTACATCAACTCAGATAACCCTTCCCATGGCCAAAAGATACATTCCCATATTCTCAAAACTGGGTTCAGGCCTGGTACCAATATCTCAATCAAACTCATTATATTGAACTTGAAATGTCGCTGTCTGAAATATGCACGCCAAGCGTTTGATGAATTACCTAAAAAAACTCTCTCTGCTTATAATTATTTGATTGGTGGGTACCTCAAACATGGGCAGGTTCAAGAATCACTTCGTTTGGTTCGTAGGCTGGTTTTGTCTGGTGAGAAGCCTGATGGGTATACGTTTTCTATGATTTTAAAGGCATCAACTTGTGGTTGTAATGTGCCTTTGCCAGTCAGTTTAGGAAGACTGGTACATGCCCAGATACTGAAATCTGATATTGAGCCGGATGATGTTCTTTATACGGCACTTGTTGACTCGTATATTAAGAATGGGAAGGTTGGTTATGCAAGGACTGTGTTTGATATGATGTTGGAAAAGAATGTGATATGCTCAACGTCCATGATTTCTGGGTACATGAATCAAGGCTCTGTTGATGATGCTGAAGATATATTCAGGAAGACAGTGGAAAAAGATGTCGTAGTATATAATGCAATGATTGAAGGTTACAGCAAATCAATTAAGTATGCTAGGAGATCACTTGAGGTTTATGTTGACATGCAACGATGGAACTTTCGGCCTAGTATCTCTACATTTGCTAGTCTGATTGGGGCTTGCTCTGTGTTGACTACATTTGAAATAGGCCAACAAGTCCAAAGTCAACTTATGAAGACTGAATATTTCACTGACATTAAGCTGGGAAGTGCTCTCTTAGACATGTACTCTAAATGCGGACGAATAGAGGACGCAAGAAGAGTTTTCGACCGCATGCCTGAAAAGAATGTATTTTCATGGACTTCCATGATTGATGGATATGGGAAGAATGGATATCCAGATGAAGCACTTGAGCTCTTTGGCAAGATGAAAATGGAATACCGCATTGAACCTAATTATGTTACATTCCTTGGTGCTCTATCGGCTTGTGGACATGCTGGGCTTGTTGGGAAAGGCCAGGAGATCTTTGATAGTATGGAGAGAGATTACTCAATGAAACCGAAGATGGAGCATTATGCTTGCATGGTTGATCTCTTAGGACGTGCAGGGAGTTTAAAGCAAGCATGGGAGTTTATAATAGGGATGCCCGAGAAGCCCAATTCTGATGTTTGGGCAGCCCTGCTTAGTTCTTGTAGGCTGCATGGTGATGTGGAGGTTGCAAGCATAGCTGCCAATGAACTTTTTAAGTTGAACGCTAATGATCGGCCTGGGGCATATGTTGCACTATCCAATACTTTGGCAGCTGCTGGGAAATGGGACGGTGTAAGTGATCTTAGGGAGATAATGAAGGCAAAAGGGGTATCCAAAGATACTGCCTGCAGTTGGGTTGAGTCTAATAATGCTTTATAA